A region from the Salicibibacter cibarius genome encodes:
- a CDS encoding DUF3231 family protein encodes MSETSHKLLTASEIGCLWTTYIAKSMLRCVYIYSQQIIKDEDVRTLIQGSYEQTVQDMDTIRMIFDAENLAIPIGFTDQDVNTKADALFDDTFFLDYLNKVGKLSNTQYATFQAMCTRKDIRAFFAHCLTNASQLYDQTTETMLEKGLLIRPPNISPPQQVDFIDRTNYKSGFSLFGDKRSLNAIEISHLYGNLETNALGIMLCTGFGQTAKSQKVRDYMLRGRDISKKHVKLFSDSLVKSDIQAPMTWDASVLNSTDPPFSDKLMMVHTNLLIQASIGRYGVAAGSSLRNDLVTMYTRLTAEISAYAEDGADLMIQHEWLEEPPRTVDREQIIKKKN; translated from the coding sequence ATGAGCGAAACGAGTCATAAACTATTGACAGCCTCTGAAATCGGTTGCCTTTGGACGACGTATATTGCAAAAAGTATGTTACGATGCGTCTATATTTACAGCCAGCAAATCATTAAAGATGAAGATGTACGCACGTTAATTCAAGGAAGCTACGAGCAAACCGTTCAGGACATGGACACCATTCGTATGATTTTCGATGCGGAGAATTTAGCCATTCCGATCGGCTTTACAGATCAAGATGTGAACACGAAGGCCGATGCCTTGTTTGACGATACCTTCTTTTTGGACTATCTTAACAAGGTCGGAAAATTAAGTAACACGCAATATGCGACGTTTCAAGCCATGTGTACACGAAAAGATATTCGCGCATTTTTTGCCCACTGTCTGACAAACGCCAGCCAGCTGTACGATCAAACGACGGAAACAATGCTCGAGAAAGGATTGTTAATCCGTCCCCCGAATATTAGTCCCCCTCAACAGGTCGATTTTATTGACCGAACAAATTATAAGTCAGGTTTTTCGCTTTTCGGCGATAAGCGATCCCTTAATGCCATTGAAATCTCACATTTATACGGAAACCTAGAAACCAACGCACTCGGTATCATGTTATGCACCGGTTTTGGGCAAACAGCTAAATCCCAAAAGGTAAGAGACTATATGTTGCGGGGGAGAGATATTTCGAAAAAACACGTGAAATTATTTAGCGACTCACTCGTCAAAAGTGACATTCAAGCGCCAATGACTTGGGATGCGTCCGTACTGAACTCGACAGACCCTCCCTTTTCGGATAAACTCATGATGGTTCACACTAACTTACTTATCCAAGCGAGTATTGGCCGTTATGGTGTCGCTGCAGGCTCCAGCTTACGAAATGACCTTGTTACGATGTACACGCGCCTGACCGCGGAAATTTCCGCGTATGCAGAAGACGGTGCCGATCTAATGATCCAACACGAATGGTTGGAAGAACCGCCGCGAACGGTCGATCGTGAGCAAATCATCAAGAAAAAGAATTAA